The DNA sequence TCCTGTAGTTGACTGTTCATTAATTAACGCTTCTTGAAATTTTTCTTCAAGTAGTAAATAAAGTTTTTCATTTGCCAATTGTTCTCTTGTTAATCTTGCCAAACCGATTGTTTTTTCGGGTAATGTTGTAAATCTGTTTTCGTAGCCGTTTAGAAAACCTTTTAATTTGTTAAAAGAAGCTTCATGAGCATTATATTTTACTTGTTCTTCAAATATTTTTTGCGTCAAGGTTTTAATTTCTTCCGGACTTGCAGCAAGAATAGTATTTTTATACTCCAGCATACTTTCTTTTAATTTCTTTTTTAAATCAGTTAATTTATCATCATGCTGTTTAATTAATTGAGGATTATTAGCAGAATTTTTTGAGGAATTTGATAGTGCTATATCTCTCTGAGTTTCAACTTCTGCAATTTGTTCTTGCAATCTCAATAAATAAGGTTCAGCAGTTTTATTTTCAAGATATTCAGAAATTGTTGGATCTTTTTTCTTTAATTCAGCTTTATATTGGTTAAGATTTTCCTTAGCAATTGAAAGTTCGACTTGAGCAGAGTTTACCTTTGTTTCTAAATCTGTAATAGTTTCAATTAAAGATTTTGCTTGTTCCCCAAGTTCTACAACTCCGCCTTTTCTCTGGAATTGTGTTAAATTATCTTCAGACTGAATTAATTGATCAAGTTTTTCATTTTTTTGATTGAATAAAAATTCTTTTACTTTTGAAACTTGTTTTCTATTATCTAAAAGGTTGAATTCTCTATAAACTTTAGTATATGTGTTAGCAATTAATGATGCTTCATAAGGCGAAGGTGATTCAACAGAAATTTCAATAAAATCTAATCCCCTTTTTTGCTCAACAGAAACTTTACTTGAAAGAATTTTTAAAATATCATCATAGGATTTAAGTCCTTTTTTCTTTTCGCCAAAATAATCCTTGTCAACTACAAGCGAAAACATTTCATTATTATCAGAAGTAATGAATGAGTCCATTATTTCAGTTGCAACTTGTTCAGTAATAGTAATATTTTTTATAGTTTCAATTTCGTTTGCAATAAACCTATCAGCTTGGTTACCGCCGCCAAATTCCGGCAGAAAAGAAGATGCATCCAAAATACTGCCTTGTGGCTCGGAAATTTTAAGAACTGTACTTGCCTGGTAAATATCAGTTGACGATGCAGCATATATTATCGATAGTACCAAAATTGTTAAAGAGATTATCATAACACTTATTAAATGTTGCCTGATTATATTTACATAATCCTTAAGGCTGTGAGTTTCCTCTTCTGCAATTAAATCTTTTAAGTACGAGTTTTCACTACCGTTTGAATTATTATTTTGTAAAGCCAATTTTTACTCCTTAACCAATTATTTTGTATTGTTTATGGTTAGTATAAGCACAGATAAGGCGCTTAAAACTGAAATAACAGAAAGTGACATGCTTAACCAATCTAAGAAATATAATCTTGGTTCACCGGGAATTACAAGAATATCACTTGGTTTAATGGTCGGGACTTTTTTATATTTCCCATCTAATCCATCTTCCCACATTAAATCATTAAAATCAAAAGGAATCATTACTTCTTTATTATTTTCAATTCTGTAAATTCTTAGTTCATCCAAATTTGAATCGTCTGTTGGTCCTCCGACAAACGAAATTAAATCCACAATGCTTGTGTATTCGGGAACAATATATCTACCAGGATATCTTACAAAACCCCAAACAGAAACATTAATATTAACAGCCTCAGGATCTGAATAGTCATAAAATCCGCCGTAAATACTTCTCCTTGCATTTTCTGCCCACTGGGTACCTAATTCATAATCTCTAACTTGGGAAAAATTTGTTGTCTGAAACACAACGAAAATTAAAATAACTTTATAAAATAATTTCATTATACTACCTATTTATTTAGGATTTATTAAAATTAAAATAATTTATTATTGTTGAAATATTCTTAGCGAAAAGATACAAATTTTTTATAAAAAAGAAGTGTAAAAATAAAAATTTATGTCTTATAATAATTCAATTGTCTCTTTATGAAAATATATTAAATTCCATATCCTAAGGTAATTGAAAAATCTCTAAATAGTGTTGTATTGTATTTTCCAATATCTACCTTTTGTTCAAACTCAATATACTGAAAGTGAGCCTTCACCCATAGCTCTGGTATAATTTCATATTCTGTATCAATGCCAAAATATGAATAATTTTTTCTATCCCTAATATTATCAGTAAAAAGAAAATGCGGCTGTGGAATTGTAACTTTATAGGCTCTGTTGCCAAGTGCCTCGGTACCTTTACGGATATACTGAGCCCACAATTTTAATTTAAATCCTCTAAAAAAACTATAATCCAATGCCCAGTAAAACATATCAGCATTGTCTCCAATCCAATGCCCCATTAGCGAAGACGAGCTCTCATAAGTTAATGTTGGAATAAAATGCCTGTATTCACCTGGATATATTTTTGTATATTCTAAAGTTAATCCAAGATTATTTATCGGAAGATCAATTACATTACCACCAAATGTAAATGCCATTTTATAATATTGTGATTTGGGATCGAACAATCCATCAGGTGTTAATTCATCAGCATGAAAATTTGAGTAAAGATGAGTATTTGGAATATGATTTCTTGAACTAAGCGAAAGGAAAAGCTGCGTGCTTGAACCTGCATAATTACTATTCCTCATCAAATATTCGTCGGCTAAATCAAAAAACATAATTGGAATTAGATAAAGGACCTGTATTTTATCAGCATAGACAACTGATTCACCTAATGAAAATTCTAATCCTTTAATGGGATAAAAAGTAAAAGAGTGCAGGGCAATAAACTTTGAAATATATCCAAATCTATCCGTATTACCATAATCGTTATAACGCCATGTAGAATAGTATGAATTTGAATCGATTACGTCTGTGTTAAGCCAACCATGAATATAATTAAAGCTAAACCAATCTGCTGGTTTTAAATCCAAGCGTAAATACGGAAATGACGGCGCTTTATCTGATAAAACAATTTTACCCCTTTCACCATAACCCCAATTTAAATTATTTTTCCCAATTGTAAATGAACCCCAATTCCATCTCAGACCAAGATCAACATTAACTGCAGGGTATTCAAGTCTTTCTGAGTCAGAAAAAAGAAGATCAATAGATGTTTTATTGGAGAAATTATTATATAACGGATGAATATAACTTGGTGTCTGCCTTGTTTGTTTTAATTCAAAATTAAAACCTAGAACACCGCCGAATTCCCCGTTAAATTTTACTCCGGCAAATAAATTATTGTACTTTTCCTTTTCCCAATTTCCATTTTCATAACCAATTAACGGACTAACATTTAACCTCATTTTACTGTTTTCATAACTAAAAAATCTCAAGCGATTGTAATTATCTTTTTCAAAAAATGCTAACTGTTCTTTTTCATTCAAATCATTATTCACAACATCATTCGTCCTTATTTCAAACTCCCAGCTTTTATCCAGCAAATCTCTTTGCTTTTTTTCATCATTTGTTATTTGATCATTTTCATTTGTTATTTCTTCTTTATTGTTTGTTATTTGTTCACTGTTATTTGTTTTTTGTTCTTCGTCATTTTCTTTTTCTCCTAACTCCTCACTTCCTTCTTCTTCACTTTTCCCTTTTAACATTTCTTCTGACTTCTGACTTCTGACTCCTGACTTCTGTTTCATTATTTCATACCCAAATTCCTCTTCATAAAATTCTAATTCATCTTTCTGTAAACTTGTCAACAAAGTAAAATTATTACGCGTTTCAATCAATTTTTCTGCAATATATCTTCTTGAAAGAGGCTTAACCAAATCTTCATAATGAATTATACCTTTCTGACTTAAATGTGAAAGAAAAGAATATACATTATCATCCAATTTAACATTTGAGATTTGTCCATAGTTAAATGTTGAAGTAATTAATAACAAAAATATTACATATGATTTAATTATCGATTTCATTCAGTCCTTTATTTTGTTTCAAATCTAAATTAATGATAAAATATAATGTGTCGATCTTAAGTGAAAAAGTAAAATTCATTTGCTATTCAATCTCACCAATGTAAATAAAAAAGATTTTTTAAGAAATTAATTGGCATAATAATTATCGAAAGTTACCGGATTTATTAATAGCAATCTGAAAAGAATTAAATGTTTCAAATACGATTATGTGGGTTTAAATATTTTTAATTTTATTTTTTAGTTGTAATAAATGAATTGGAATTTATTGGTTCGATACTTTGATGGGTAAATTCCGGGACTATTACAGCAAAGGCTTTTACAATTTCTTCAGGTGTATATTTATTACAATTTTCAATTAAATTATTTATTTTCTGTTCAAGATCCGAAGGAATAAATGAACTGGAATTTTTTGCAAACATTATTTTATCATGTTCGGTTCTTAAATAGTCTTCACCATCCTTAAATAATTCCTCAAACATTTTTTCCCCGGGACGAAGTCCGGTAAACTCAATATCAACATCTATTCCCTCTTCTAATCCTGCAAGCCTGATTACATCTTTAGCCAAATCTAAAATTTTAACAGGCTCTCCCATATCAAGGACAAATATTTCTCCCCCTTTACCTAAAACCGAAGCCTGCAGAACCAATTGAACTGCTTCCGGAATCGTCATAAAATATCTTGTAATTTCGGGATGTGTAATTGTTAACGGACCGCCTCTTTCAAGCTGGCGCTGAAATGTTTTTATTACACTTCCTCTGCTACCCAAAACATTTCCAAATCTTACTGCCTTAAAGTTTTTACTATGTTCCAATGCCGCTTTTAGAACAATCATTTCTGCGACACGTTTTGAAACTCCCATTAAATTAGTTGAATTTACAGCTTTATCAGATGAAATAAGAATGAAGTTTTGTACGCCATACTTAACTGAACAATTAATTAAATTTCGAGTGCCTAGTAAATTGTTAGTTACAACTTCGGATGGATTATTTTCCATTAAAGGCACATGTTTATGTGCGGCGGCATGAAAAATTACATCAGGCTTAAATTCTTCAAAAATAATATCCAGACGCTGAAAATCTTTTATGTCTGCAATTCTGCTTATAATATTTGTGTGTACTATTTTTCTCAGAATATTAACATCTTTTATGAATTTTAATTCTTCTTCAATTTCAAAAATTGAATTTTCTCCATGCCCCAATATAATTAGTTTTGAAGGGTTGCTCTTTAGAATTTGACGGCAAAGCTCGCTTCCGATCGAACCGCCGGCTCCGGTTAATAAGATAATTTTCCCTTTCAAAAGTTCGTTTACTTTTTGAATATCGGTTTTAATTGGCAGCCTTCTTAACAAATCTTGAATTTGAATTTTTCTCAATTTGCCAATATCAACTTTACCGCCAAGGATTTCATTTATACCAGGAACAGTTAATGTTTCTAAATTATTTAATCGTGCCGTTTCCAAAATATTTCTGATAACTTTTCCTGAAGCCGTTGGAATTGCAATAATTACCTTTTTAATTTTAAATTGTCTTGCAATTTTTCCCATATCGTCAATTTTTCCAACAACAGGAACACCTCTTATTCTAAGCTTTAATTTTGAAGGGTCATCATCCAAAAAAGCAACTGGCGTCATCTTCAAATTATTATTTTTTTGTAATTCCTGCGCAACAGAAGCGCCCGCTGAGCCTGCACCGACAATCAGAACGTATGCGCCAAATGATTCCAAAGAAACTCTTCTTTCGTCTATTCTTTCAAAAAATCTGATGCTGAATCTTGCAGAAGCAACCAGAAGCATTACAAGTGTGCTCTCAATAAACGGAAACGAAAACGGTAATACAAAAAAAGGTAGTGTGTGAAAGGATCTTAAAATAACAAATACTATTGATTCAATTAAAACAGTGTTTACTGCAATATAAATAAGTCTTGCCAGTTCATCAATGCTTGCTGTAGCCCAAAACCTTCTATATAAATCAAAAAAGTAAAATACTGTAAGTTTAATTACGGAAAAAACTACCGTGGAATAAATAATTGCGGTTCCGTATTTGTCTAAATCTATATCGCCGTCTAAGCGCATAAACATGGTTAAATATGGCGCTATCAGACATATTAATAGATCAATAATAAAAAAATGTCTGTTTCGTAATTGTTTTGTAAAATGTGCTAAACTTTTATATGGCATAAAAAATAAACTTAAAATCCGTTATTAAAATAAAAATTAAACTTATCTACAATTTTCATAGCAAATAATTATAGTTGCTCTTATTTGTTAGGTTTTACTCTGAATACAATTTAAATAAATTACAACTGAAACAAAATAAATATAAATCACTATTTAAGAAATCTTAAGATACTATTCAATCCTTTAAATGCAATATTATTATATAGTCCAATTTAAACTCTTTTTGATAAATTGACTAATTCTCGCAAGATTCCGAATAATTTCAGAGTTACAAACTACAATTCGAAATTTCCGGAGTGACAACTCTCTTCCTCTGATCATGCTGACTATGAATTAATATTGAGTTTTGTCTGTTAGCGAACATATTTGTTTATTATTTGAATATTGCTTTTGCAATTTGTTTGTCATTTGAAAACTGATTATTGTGATTTTTTTAATTCATAATTCTTAATTTTAAATTCATAATTTCTTTTAAACGCTTAACCACAAAGACCACAAAGTTTTTGCACAAAGTAATCTTTCAATCTTGGTAATTTTGGAATTTTGTAATTATGGAATCTTATTCTTTTTTATGAGATTTCTCACCCAAAACATCGGGAATCGAAATGACTTAGTTGTCTTGTCGAATTGTTTTTATGAGGCATCTCTATTCATCTTGTTCTCGGTTTCCGTCAGCTGACGAATAATAGATTTGTTTTTTGAGATTTGAATTTTGTCCGTTGACTAAAGGATTTATTTGTAATTTATATTTTGTTATTTGTTTACAATTTGTCCGTTATCCGTTAGCAAACGGAAACGGAATTGAATATTATGATTTGTTTTTTTTTATTCATCTTTCATCTTTCATAATTATTAATTCATCATTCAACATTCATAATTCATAATTGTTTTTTCACATTCCATAGCGTAAAGAAAACGAAACATAATTTCCTGCCGACTGCAAAAGATATTTTTTGATGGTTTCTTTTGAACTTTGATATTCAATTTTAGCTTTTAAACTGTGAATAATTTCATATTCTATGCTGCACTGCCAAATTGTAATTTCATCTTTATCGCCCCAAAGGAATTTATGCTTTTCCTGATATCTATCTTCATCAAAACTTTCTTCATCTCCTTTTCTTATAAACGAATAACTCAAATCAACATTTAAACCACGCAGAATTCTTTTCCTAAACGATAAATAAATTTGATCTGCATTACTGCCAATCCAATGTCCCATATCGTATCCGTAATTTACATAAGTCTGGGTGTCATCCGCATGGAAATAAACGAAAGGCTCAACCTTTGTGTACTCAATATTAAATTCACTTTCTGGAATTATTGGATCAACAGTTTTTATTCCAAAATTAAACGCAAGTGCCTGAGGATATTCAGAGTTACTTAATGATAATTCATCGATGAATAAGGAACCGTAAATTTTTGTTCTTAAATTAAAATTCTTATACCAGAAAGATCCGAACAACTGTGCATTACCGGCAGATTCATCAGGATCAGTCAAGTAATGATCGGCTACTCTAAAGAATGCAACCGGAATCAAATATATCGGCTCAAACCTATCACTATAAATAACGGATTCACCTAGAGAAATATTTAAGCTATTGAATGGCGTAAAAGAAAACATGTGTGCAACAAAATATTTTTCAACTTTTGGATAATGATCCCTTAATGATGCCTGTCTGATTTCAGATGAATCAATAATCTGCGAATTTAAATAACCATGTAAATAAGAAAACCTAAACCAATCGGAATAATCTGCTTCAATTTTTATAAAAGGAAATGAGGGCGCTTTTTCAGATAAAAAAATTTTCCCGTTTTCTCCGCTGCCGTAATAATTAAAATCTTTCCCAATTGTGAAACTTCCCCAATTCCATGAGTAACTAATATTAGCCGTCATTCGGTCAAATTCATGACTATTATCTCTAGTAAAATCAAATTCATATCCGGTTTCATTTGAAAAATTTCTTACATTATCAATATGTTTACCGGATAAATGATTATCATAAAACTCAAGATTAAAACCAACATTCTCCTCCAAGTATCCGTTAAGTTTTAGTCCGCTGTACCAGTATGTATTATTTGCATCACTGAATTTTGAATATTCATATCCAAATATCGGATCAAAATTAAATGCAAAATCTTCACTTTCATAACTGAATATTCTGAATCTATTATATTTATTAAAACCAAATTTGTCATTTTTCAAATCAATTATTTTATTTTTAGCTTCATATTCACTCAAATCAAACCCAAGTTTTTTCAATTCTATAGTGTATTCTCTAATATAAAACTCCAATTCCTCTTTTTCCATTCCACTTATCGCTACTGAATTACTATTGAATGACGATTTATTTTTTTCAATCATGCTCAGCGAAGAAGAATCATTAGTTTGTTCATCCTTAGTTCTTAATTCTAAATTCCCTCCTCGGTGGGCAAGCTGAATTCTGAATTCTATTTTTTTTATCTTCTCCGCTATCTCCATCCTGCTAAACGGCATTATCTCTTCATTAGTTTGAATAATTCCTTTCGCACTCATTCTTTCCAGAAATGAATATACTCTGCTTGATAAGGGCTCGAATATTATTTGGGCGAAAGATATAGTGAAAGTTGAAAAGAAAAAGGTGAAAAGTAGAAAGGAAAAACGTAAAGACGTTAAAACGTTAAAACGAGTGGATGTTGATACTTTTAATAAATTTATATCTTTTGGCAAATTATATTCTATATTTTTTATTTTAATTTTCATTTTTATGAACTTTTCTAAAATTCAATTTAGCATTTTCATACTAGAATTGCTTTCTTGACTACAGCGGCAATTTGATAACATAATCATTTCTCGATGGTTCGCAGCAGTTATTAGTTTCTGGCACCTAAAGGACTGAATTCTGTTTTCCTAGTTCTTTTCCTTCTTTACATTTTTAGTTTTCAACATTTTTCATTCCTAATTCATAATTACTTTTCATCGTTTTTTCTTTTCCCTTTTTGAATTGCCTTTTTTTAGATTTGTTGGTACTTAGAATTTTGGAATTTGTTTGTCATTTGTAAATTGCTTTTTGTGATTTTTTCATTCCTAATTCATAATTACTTTTCATCGTTTCTACTTTTCCACCAATTACAACTAATGACTACCGAATTACAACTGAATTTCCATAGAATTACCTTTTTTTACCTTTAACTTTTGACTTTTTTTTTACAATCCTTACTATTCTTTCCAAATCCTCTTCTGTTAAATTTGAGCCGGATGGCAGACACAAACCATCTTCAAATAATTTTTCTGAAGTACCATTTACATATTTAGGAGCATTCTCAAAAATCGGCTGTAAGTGCATCGGTTTCCATAATGGGCGCGATTCTATATTATCCTTTTCCAATTCCAAACGTATATCTTCCCGAGTAAATCCATAAGTTAATTCCGGATTAATAGTAACTGCAGTAAGCCATCGATTTGAAAAACTTCCTTCAATTTCAGGCTGGAATTCAATTCCTTCAATTTGGCTTAAAGCATTTTTGTAATATTCAAAATTAAATCTTCTTTGTGAAACTCGTTTATCAAGAACTTTTAATTGTCCGCGTCCAATTGCCGCACACACATTACTTAACCTATAGTTATAACCTATATTCGAGTGCTGATAATGTGGAGCATTATCTCGTGCTTGCGTTGCTAAAAATCTTGCTTTATTTATAAATTCTTCATTATCAGAAAGCAATGCCCCACCTCCTGAAGTTGTAATAATCTTATTTCCATTAAAAGACAGAATACTCATCAAACCAAATGAACCGCACTTTCTAAATTCAGAATTATGAATTAAGAATTCCGCTCCAGCGGATAAATTTGAATTCTCAATTTCTGCATGCTGCTTTTTACCTTCAACTCTTTCACTTTTAACTGTTACCCTTTCACTTTTCACTTCACCGTATCCTTCATCTTTAATTTTTAATTTTTCATTTTTCATTTTTAATTGGTACTTACTTCCCAACGCCTCCGCCGCATCCTCAATAATTGGAATGGAATACTTGTCACTTATAGTCAGTAAGTCATTAAGTTTAGCCGGCATCCCATACAGATGAACCGCAATAATTGCTTTTGGCTTCTTACCTTTCTTAATTCTATCCTTAATTGCTTCTTCCAAAAGAATTGGACTAATATTCCAAGTGTCTTTTTCGCTATCAACAAATACCGGCGTAGCTCCTTGGTAAACAATAGGATTAGCTGAAGCAGAAAAAGTAAAACTCTGACAAATAACTTCGTCTCCTCTTTCAATGCCTAAAATTATTAAAGCCAAGTGAAGAGCTGCAGTACCGGCACTTAATGCTGCAGCGTATTTTGCTCCGGTATAATCAGCAAGTTCTAATTCAAAATTATTAACGTGCGGACCTAAAGGTGCAATCCAGTTTGTTTCAAATGCATCTTTAACATTTATAAATTCATTACCACTCATGTGAGGGGATGACAACCAAATTTTAGTTTTCATAAATTATTTTTTAAAGTTAAATGAGAGTAATAAGCAAGAATTATTCTTAATTATAAAAATCTTTAATTGGCACACCAATTTCTTTAATTATGGCTTTAATAGTCACTCTTCTAATTGATTTTCCTTTATGTTGAGGTACATGAATAACTTTCCCCCACGAAATAAAAAGAAAGATTATTTCATTGGGCAGGCGTCAGAGTCTCTCACCCATAATTCGTGAGAACCTTTTCCTGATCTATAAAATCTAAAATTAAATTTCTCAAGTTTTTTAGTTAATTCACGATATGATAATTCTCTTAAAAGTGAGCTCATTAGTTAATGCCAATTGGTAGTGCAACAGTCATAGAAGAAGTTTTGTTAAAATTAAATACATTAAAACCTAAGTCTTCCCCTCTTTCTTTTCTGTACTGTACAATTAGTTTAACTACATCTACACAATTAAAAAGAGCTTCTTCAATAGTATCACCTTCAGCAAATGCTCCTTGAATACTTGGTAATGTTGCCAAAAATCCATCTTCATTTTTTTCAATTT is a window from the Ignavibacteriota bacterium genome containing:
- a CDS encoding polysaccharide biosynthesis tyrosine autokinase, with amino-acid sequence MALQNNNSNGSENSYLKDLIAEEETHSLKDYVNIIRQHLISVMIISLTILVLSIIYAASSTDIYQASTVLKISEPQGSILDASSFLPEFGGGNQADRFIANEIETIKNITITEQVATEIMDSFITSDNNEMFSLVVDKDYFGEKKKGLKSYDDILKILSSKVSVEQKRGLDFIEISVESPSPYEASLIANTYTKVYREFNLLDNRKQVSKVKEFLFNQKNEKLDQLIQSEDNLTQFQRKGGVVELGEQAKSLIETITDLETKVNSAQVELSIAKENLNQYKAELKKKDPTISEYLENKTAEPYLLRLQEQIAEVETQRDIALSNSSKNSANNPQLIKQHDDKLTDLKKKLKESMLEYKNTILAASPEEIKTLTQKIFEEQVKYNAHEASFNKLKGFLNGYENRFTTLPEKTIGLARLTREQLANEKLYLLLEEKFQEALINEQSTTGSVLVLNFARTPKEPAKPNRKLIILIGLVLGIGLAIGYALVLNYFDRRIKSPEDIEDKNINLLGWVPKVKTISGEANKKGKEFIISDNADSVASEAFKAIRTRIRYSMVDGEAKSILITSSAPGEGKSTIAVNLAGSFAMANKRTVILDCDLRKPRVHSIFNEKRFPGFTDYFIGRASFEEIERKSGVENLSFITAGTIPPNPSEILDSRGMKSFLRKLTNEFDIIIIDSPPILTVTDAEILSRLVDETILVVSANSTDSELMTKAVTLLKAGASSSFIGALLNNFELQNSYGSYYKYAYIYARNGHNQNGKAKSKSKSTVEPQK
- a CDS encoding SLBB domain-containing protein; this translates as MKLFYKVILIFVVFQTTNFSQVRDYELGTQWAENARRSIYGGFYDYSDPEAVNINVSVWGFVRYPGRYIVPEYTSIVDLISFVGGPTDDSNLDELRIYRIENNKEVMIPFDFNDLMWEDGLDGKYKKVPTIKPSDILVIPGEPRLYFLDWLSMSLSVISVLSALSVLILTINNTK
- a CDS encoding polysaccharide biosynthesis protein; translation: MFMRLDGDIDLDKYGTAIIYSTVVFSVIKLTVFYFFDLYRRFWATASIDELARLIYIAVNTVLIESIVFVILRSFHTLPFFVLPFSFPFIESTLVMLLVASARFSIRFFERIDERRVSLESFGAYVLIVGAGSAGASVAQELQKNNNLKMTPVAFLDDDPSKLKLRIRGVPVVGKIDDMGKIARQFKIKKVIIAIPTASGKVIRNILETARLNNLETLTVPGINEILGGKVDIGKLRKIQIQDLLRRLPIKTDIQKVNELLKGKIILLTGAGGSIGSELCRQILKSNPSKLIILGHGENSIFEIEEELKFIKDVNILRKIVHTNIISRIADIKDFQRLDIIFEEFKPDVIFHAAAHKHVPLMENNPSEVVTNNLLGTRNLINCSVKYGVQNFILISSDKAVNSTNLMGVSKRVAEMIVLKAALEHSKNFKAVRFGNVLGSRGSVIKTFQRQLERGGPLTITHPEITRYFMTIPEAVQLVLQASVLGKGGEIFVLDMGEPVKILDLAKDVIRLAGLEEGIDVDIEFTGLRPGEKMFEELFKDGEDYLRTEHDKIMFAKNSSSFIPSDLEQKINNLIENCNKYTPEEIVKAFAVIVPEFTHQSIEPINSNSFITTKK
- a CDS encoding aminotransferase class I/II-fold pyridoxal phosphate-dependent enzyme, yielding MKTKIWLSSPHMSGNEFINVKDAFETNWIAPLGPHVNNFELELADYTGAKYAAALSAGTAALHLALIILGIERGDEVICQSFTFSASANPIVYQGATPVFVDSEKDTWNISPILLEEAIKDRIKKGKKPKAIIAVHLYGMPAKLNDLLTISDKYSIPIIEDAAEALGSKYQLKMKNEKLKIKDEGYGEVKSERVTVKSERVEGKKQHAEIENSNLSAGAEFLIHNSEFRKCGSFGLMSILSFNGNKIITTSGGGALLSDNEEFINKARFLATQARDNAPHYQHSNIGYNYRLSNVCAAIGRGQLKVLDKRVSQRRFNFEYYKNALSQIEGIEFQPEIEGSFSNRWLTAVTINPELTYGFTREDIRLELEKDNIESRPLWKPMHLQPIFENAPKYVNGTSEKLFEDGLCLPSGSNLTEEDLERIVRIVKKKSKVKGKKR
- a CDS encoding type II toxin-antitoxin system HicB family antitoxin, producing the protein MKSNKTLLASIQIEKNEDGFLATLPSIQGAFAEGDTIEEALFNCVDVVKLIVQYRKERGEDLGFNVFNFNKTSSMTVALPIGIN